A single Brassica rapa cultivar Chiifu-401-42 chromosome A04, CAAS_Brap_v3.01, whole genome shotgun sequence DNA region contains:
- the LOC103863222 gene encoding histone acetyltransferase GCN5 isoform X4: MDSHSSHLNAANRSRNSQTPSPSHSASASASSSLHKRKLAATTAANAAASEDHAPPSASFPPSSNDDLESISARGADSDSDPEESEDAVVDDDEEDFAPEPDQDSSIRAFTAARLDSSSGANGSSRSTKIKTEISTVKLEAGTVTAGVSSVSGIVPKDESAKTSTDDDVQNCGAYIAREEALRREEAANRLKFVCYSNDCVDEHMMCLIGLKNIFARQLPNMPKEYIVRLLMDRKHKSVMVVRPPAGGNGITHVVGGITYRPYHSQRFGEIAFCAITADEQVKGYGTRLMNHLKEHARNVDGLTHFLTYADNNAVGYFVKQGFTKEIYLEKDVWHGFIKDYDGGLLMECKIDPKLPYTNLSKMIRQQRKAIDERIRELSNCQNVYQVAEFQKKEGGSPKKIRVEDIPGLRDAGWTPDQWGHTRYKLFSGSGDSVTKQKQLNALIRVLLK; encoded by the exons ATGGACTCTCACTCTTCACACCTCAACGCAGCCAACCGTTCTCGCAACTCCCAAACCCCCTCCCCTTCCCACTCCGCCTCCGCCTCCGCCTCCTCATCCCTCCACAAACGCAAACTCGCCGCCACAACCGCAGCAAACGCCGCCGCGTCTGAGGACCACGCCCCTCCCTCCGCTTCCTTCCCTCCTTCCTCCAACGACGACCTCGAGAGCATCTCCGCGCGGGGAGCCGATTCCGACTCCGACCCCGAGGAGTCAGAAGACGCCGTCGTGGACGACGACGAGGAAGACTTCGCTCCCGAGCCGGATCAGGACTCTTCGATCCGCGCATTCACCGCCGCGAGACTCGATTCCAGCTCAGGAGCCAACGGTTCGAGTCGGAGCACTAAGATCAAGACGGAGATCTCGACGGTGAAGCTTGAGGCTGGGACTGTGACAGCTGGCGTGAGCTCGGTATCGGGGATTGTGCCCAAGGATGAGTCAGCTAAGACATCGACGGATGATGACGTACAGAACTGCGGGGCGTACATTGCAAGAGAAGAGGCTTTGAGAAGAGAG GAAGCAGCTAATCGGCTCAAGTTTGTATGTTACTCTAATGATTGCGTTGATGAGCATATGATGTG CTTGATTGGGTTGAAGAACATATTTGCAAGACAGCTGCCTAATATGCCCAAGGAGTACATTGTTCGCCTTCTCATGGATAG GAAACATAAGTCTGTCATGGTCGTAAGACCTCCGGCAGGTGGTAATGGTATCACTCATGTTGTTGGTGGTATCACGTATCGTCCATATCACAG TCAGAGGTTTGGAGAAATAGCATTTTGTGCAATCACCGCAGATGAACAAGTTAAAGGTTACGGTACCAGATTGATGAACCACTTGAAAGAACATGCTCGCAATGTCGATGGATTGACGCATTTTCTTACCTATGCTGACAACAATGCTGTTGGTTATTTTGTCAAGCAG GGTTTTACTAAAGAGATTTACTTGGAGAAAGATGTATGGCATGG GTTCATTAAAGACTATGATGGTGGCCTCCTTATGGAATGCAAAATTGATCCAAAGCTTCCATATACAAATTTGTCAAAGATGATTCGTCAGCAAAGAAAA GCAATTGATGAAAGGATAAGAGAGTTATCGAACTGTCAGAATGTGTATCAAGTAGCTGAATTTCAAAAG AAAGAAGGTGGAAGTCCTAAAAAGATCAGAGTTGAGGATATTCCTGGCTTAA gggACGCAGGTTGGACCCCAGATCAGTGGGGGCACACGCGTTACAAATTATTCAGTGGTTCTGGAGATAGTGTAACAAAGCAAAAGCAGTTGAACGCACTTATTCGCGTGCTTCTGAAG TGA
- the LOC103863222 gene encoding histone acetyltransferase GCN5 isoform X1 gives MDSHSSHLNAANRSRNSQTPSPSHSASASASSSLHKRKLAATTAANAAASEDHAPPSASFPPSSNDDLESISARGADSDSDPEESEDAVVDDDEEDFAPEPDQDSSIRAFTAARLDSSSGANGSSRSTKIKTEISTVKLEAGTVTAGVSSVSGIVPKDESAKTSTDDDVQNCGAYIAREEALRREEAANRLKFVCYSNDCVDEHMMCLIGLKNIFARQLPNMPKEYIVRLLMDRKHKSVMVVRPPAGGNGITHVVGGITYRPYHSQRFGEIAFCAITADEQVKGYGTRLMNHLKEHARNVDGLTHFLTYADNNAVGYFVKQGFTKEIYLEKDVWHGFIKDYDGGLLMECKIDPKLPYTNLSKMIRQQRKAIDERIRELSNCQNVYQVAEFQKKEGGSPKKIRVEDIPGLRDAGWTPDQWGHTRYKLFSGSGDSVTKQKQLNALIRVLLKTMQDHSDAWPFKEPVDPLDVPDYYEIIKDPIDLKTIGKRVESEQYYVTLDMFVADARRMFNNCRTYNSPDTIYYKCATRLETHFHSKVQAALQSGAKSQ, from the exons ATGGACTCTCACTCTTCACACCTCAACGCAGCCAACCGTTCTCGCAACTCCCAAACCCCCTCCCCTTCCCACTCCGCCTCCGCCTCCGCCTCCTCATCCCTCCACAAACGCAAACTCGCCGCCACAACCGCAGCAAACGCCGCCGCGTCTGAGGACCACGCCCCTCCCTCCGCTTCCTTCCCTCCTTCCTCCAACGACGACCTCGAGAGCATCTCCGCGCGGGGAGCCGATTCCGACTCCGACCCCGAGGAGTCAGAAGACGCCGTCGTGGACGACGACGAGGAAGACTTCGCTCCCGAGCCGGATCAGGACTCTTCGATCCGCGCATTCACCGCCGCGAGACTCGATTCCAGCTCAGGAGCCAACGGTTCGAGTCGGAGCACTAAGATCAAGACGGAGATCTCGACGGTGAAGCTTGAGGCTGGGACTGTGACAGCTGGCGTGAGCTCGGTATCGGGGATTGTGCCCAAGGATGAGTCAGCTAAGACATCGACGGATGATGACGTACAGAACTGCGGGGCGTACATTGCAAGAGAAGAGGCTTTGAGAAGAGAG GAAGCAGCTAATCGGCTCAAGTTTGTATGTTACTCTAATGATTGCGTTGATGAGCATATGATGTG CTTGATTGGGTTGAAGAACATATTTGCAAGACAGCTGCCTAATATGCCCAAGGAGTACATTGTTCGCCTTCTCATGGATAG GAAACATAAGTCTGTCATGGTCGTAAGACCTCCGGCAGGTGGTAATGGTATCACTCATGTTGTTGGTGGTATCACGTATCGTCCATATCACAG TCAGAGGTTTGGAGAAATAGCATTTTGTGCAATCACCGCAGATGAACAAGTTAAAGGTTACGGTACCAGATTGATGAACCACTTGAAAGAACATGCTCGCAATGTCGATGGATTGACGCATTTTCTTACCTATGCTGACAACAATGCTGTTGGTTATTTTGTCAAGCAG GGTTTTACTAAAGAGATTTACTTGGAGAAAGATGTATGGCATGG GTTCATTAAAGACTATGATGGTGGCCTCCTTATGGAATGCAAAATTGATCCAAAGCTTCCATATACAAATTTGTCAAAGATGATTCGTCAGCAAAGAAAA GCAATTGATGAAAGGATAAGAGAGTTATCGAACTGTCAGAATGTGTATCAAGTAGCTGAATTTCAAAAG AAAGAAGGTGGAAGTCCTAAAAAGATCAGAGTTGAGGATATTCCTGGCTTAA gggACGCAGGTTGGACCCCAGATCAGTGGGGGCACACGCGTTACAAATTATTCAGTGGTTCTGGAGATAGTGTAACAAAGCAAAAGCAGTTGAACGCACTTATTCGCGTGCTTCTGAAG ACAATGCAGGACCATTCTGATGCTTGGCCTTTTAAAGAGCCAGTTGATCCACTCGATGTTCCTGATTACTATGAAATCATTAAAGATCCCATTG ATCTGAAGACAATTGGGAAGAGAGTTGAGTCAGAACAGTACTACGTGACGCTTGACATGTTTGTGGCTGATGCGAGGAGGATGTTTAACAATTGTCGAACTTACAACTCCCCAGATACCATTTACTACAAATGTGCAACCAG gttggaaacacACTTTCATAGCAAAGTACAAGCAGCTCTACAGTCTGGTGCTAAATCTCAATAG
- the LOC103863222 gene encoding histone acetyltransferase GCN5 isoform X3, which produces MDSHSSHLNAANRSRNSQTPSPSHSASASASSSLHKRKLAATTAANAAASEDHAPPSASFPPSSNDDLESISARGADSDSDPEESEDAVVDDDEEDFAPEPDQDSSIRAFTAARLDSSSGANGSSRSTKIKTEISTVKLEAGTVTAGVSSVSGIVPKDESAKTSTDDDVQNCGAYIAREEALRREEAANRLKFVCYSNDCVDEHMMCLIGLKNIFARQLPNMPKEYIVRLLMDRKHKSVMVVRPPAGGNGITHVVGGITYRPYHSQRFGEIAFCAITADEQVKGYGTRLMNHLKEHARNVDGLTHFLTYADNNAVGYFVKQGFTKEIYLEKDVWHGFIKDYDGGLLMECKIDPKLPYTNLSKMIRQQRKAIDERIRELSNCQNVYQVAEFQKKEGGSPKKIRVEDIPGLRDAGWTPDQWGHTRYKLFSGSGDSVTKQKQLNALIRVLLKI; this is translated from the exons ATGGACTCTCACTCTTCACACCTCAACGCAGCCAACCGTTCTCGCAACTCCCAAACCCCCTCCCCTTCCCACTCCGCCTCCGCCTCCGCCTCCTCATCCCTCCACAAACGCAAACTCGCCGCCACAACCGCAGCAAACGCCGCCGCGTCTGAGGACCACGCCCCTCCCTCCGCTTCCTTCCCTCCTTCCTCCAACGACGACCTCGAGAGCATCTCCGCGCGGGGAGCCGATTCCGACTCCGACCCCGAGGAGTCAGAAGACGCCGTCGTGGACGACGACGAGGAAGACTTCGCTCCCGAGCCGGATCAGGACTCTTCGATCCGCGCATTCACCGCCGCGAGACTCGATTCCAGCTCAGGAGCCAACGGTTCGAGTCGGAGCACTAAGATCAAGACGGAGATCTCGACGGTGAAGCTTGAGGCTGGGACTGTGACAGCTGGCGTGAGCTCGGTATCGGGGATTGTGCCCAAGGATGAGTCAGCTAAGACATCGACGGATGATGACGTACAGAACTGCGGGGCGTACATTGCAAGAGAAGAGGCTTTGAGAAGAGAG GAAGCAGCTAATCGGCTCAAGTTTGTATGTTACTCTAATGATTGCGTTGATGAGCATATGATGTG CTTGATTGGGTTGAAGAACATATTTGCAAGACAGCTGCCTAATATGCCCAAGGAGTACATTGTTCGCCTTCTCATGGATAG GAAACATAAGTCTGTCATGGTCGTAAGACCTCCGGCAGGTGGTAATGGTATCACTCATGTTGTTGGTGGTATCACGTATCGTCCATATCACAG TCAGAGGTTTGGAGAAATAGCATTTTGTGCAATCACCGCAGATGAACAAGTTAAAGGTTACGGTACCAGATTGATGAACCACTTGAAAGAACATGCTCGCAATGTCGATGGATTGACGCATTTTCTTACCTATGCTGACAACAATGCTGTTGGTTATTTTGTCAAGCAG GGTTTTACTAAAGAGATTTACTTGGAGAAAGATGTATGGCATGG GTTCATTAAAGACTATGATGGTGGCCTCCTTATGGAATGCAAAATTGATCCAAAGCTTCCATATACAAATTTGTCAAAGATGATTCGTCAGCAAAGAAAA GCAATTGATGAAAGGATAAGAGAGTTATCGAACTGTCAGAATGTGTATCAAGTAGCTGAATTTCAAAAG AAAGAAGGTGGAAGTCCTAAAAAGATCAGAGTTGAGGATATTCCTGGCTTAA gggACGCAGGTTGGACCCCAGATCAGTGGGGGCACACGCGTTACAAATTATTCAGTGGTTCTGGAGATAGTGTAACAAAGCAAAAGCAGTTGAACGCACTTATTCGCGTGCTTCTGAAG ATCTGA
- the LOC103863222 gene encoding histone acetyltransferase GCN5 isoform X2 — MDSHSSHLNAANRSRNSQTPSPSHSASASASSSLHKRKLAATTAANAAASEDHAPPSASFPPSSNDDLESISARGADSDSDPEESEDAVVDDDEEDFAPEPDQDSSIRAFTAARLDSSSGANGSSRSTKIKTEISTVKLEAGTVTAGVSSVSGIVPKDESAKTSTDDDVQNCGAYIAREEALRREEAANRLKFVCYSNDCVDEHMMCLIGLKNIFARQLPNMPKEYIVRLLMDRKHKSVMVVRPPAGGNGITHVVGGITYRPYHSQRFGEIAFCAITADEQVKGYGTRLMNHLKEHARNVDGLTHFLTYADNNAVGYFVKQGFTKEIYLEKDVWHGFIKDYDGGLLMECKIDPKLPYTNLSKMIRQQRKAIDERIRELSNCQNVYQVAEFQKKEGGSPKKIRVEDIPGLRDAGWTPDQWGHTRYKLFSGSGDSVTKQKQLNALIRVLLKDHSDAWPFKEPVDPLDVPDYYEIIKDPIDLKTIGKRVESEQYYVTLDMFVADARRMFNNCRTYNSPDTIYYKCATRLETHFHSKVQAALQSGAKSQ; from the exons ATGGACTCTCACTCTTCACACCTCAACGCAGCCAACCGTTCTCGCAACTCCCAAACCCCCTCCCCTTCCCACTCCGCCTCCGCCTCCGCCTCCTCATCCCTCCACAAACGCAAACTCGCCGCCACAACCGCAGCAAACGCCGCCGCGTCTGAGGACCACGCCCCTCCCTCCGCTTCCTTCCCTCCTTCCTCCAACGACGACCTCGAGAGCATCTCCGCGCGGGGAGCCGATTCCGACTCCGACCCCGAGGAGTCAGAAGACGCCGTCGTGGACGACGACGAGGAAGACTTCGCTCCCGAGCCGGATCAGGACTCTTCGATCCGCGCATTCACCGCCGCGAGACTCGATTCCAGCTCAGGAGCCAACGGTTCGAGTCGGAGCACTAAGATCAAGACGGAGATCTCGACGGTGAAGCTTGAGGCTGGGACTGTGACAGCTGGCGTGAGCTCGGTATCGGGGATTGTGCCCAAGGATGAGTCAGCTAAGACATCGACGGATGATGACGTACAGAACTGCGGGGCGTACATTGCAAGAGAAGAGGCTTTGAGAAGAGAG GAAGCAGCTAATCGGCTCAAGTTTGTATGTTACTCTAATGATTGCGTTGATGAGCATATGATGTG CTTGATTGGGTTGAAGAACATATTTGCAAGACAGCTGCCTAATATGCCCAAGGAGTACATTGTTCGCCTTCTCATGGATAG GAAACATAAGTCTGTCATGGTCGTAAGACCTCCGGCAGGTGGTAATGGTATCACTCATGTTGTTGGTGGTATCACGTATCGTCCATATCACAG TCAGAGGTTTGGAGAAATAGCATTTTGTGCAATCACCGCAGATGAACAAGTTAAAGGTTACGGTACCAGATTGATGAACCACTTGAAAGAACATGCTCGCAATGTCGATGGATTGACGCATTTTCTTACCTATGCTGACAACAATGCTGTTGGTTATTTTGTCAAGCAG GGTTTTACTAAAGAGATTTACTTGGAGAAAGATGTATGGCATGG GTTCATTAAAGACTATGATGGTGGCCTCCTTATGGAATGCAAAATTGATCCAAAGCTTCCATATACAAATTTGTCAAAGATGATTCGTCAGCAAAGAAAA GCAATTGATGAAAGGATAAGAGAGTTATCGAACTGTCAGAATGTGTATCAAGTAGCTGAATTTCAAAAG AAAGAAGGTGGAAGTCCTAAAAAGATCAGAGTTGAGGATATTCCTGGCTTAA gggACGCAGGTTGGACCCCAGATCAGTGGGGGCACACGCGTTACAAATTATTCAGTGGTTCTGGAGATAGTGTAACAAAGCAAAAGCAGTTGAACGCACTTATTCGCGTGCTTCTGAAG GACCATTCTGATGCTTGGCCTTTTAAAGAGCCAGTTGATCCACTCGATGTTCCTGATTACTATGAAATCATTAAAGATCCCATTG ATCTGAAGACAATTGGGAAGAGAGTTGAGTCAGAACAGTACTACGTGACGCTTGACATGTTTGTGGCTGATGCGAGGAGGATGTTTAACAATTGTCGAACTTACAACTCCCCAGATACCATTTACTACAAATGTGCAACCAG gttggaaacacACTTTCATAGCAAAGTACAAGCAGCTCTACAGTCTGGTGCTAAATCTCAATAG